The following coding sequences lie in one Frigoribacterium sp. SL97 genomic window:
- a CDS encoding flagellar hook protein FlgE translates to MLRSLYSGISGLRSHQTMLDVTGNNIANVNTAGFKSSTTQFQDTLSQITQGAGGPQTGIGGTNPAQIGLGVQVAGISTNFAQGSAQATGKATDLMISGDGFFVTRLGNDTVYTRSGAFDFDADGRLVSSDGKIVQGYSATNGVINDGGALGDITLPLNAAAPATATSSATVGGNLPSESAVGDKIVRDTKVFDANGLERTLTLTFTRTTAGWDASATDGNGGATASLAFADGKQAGAASLRLNGVTVDLSGITGFAALNTTSITEQNGRAAGTLQGFSLSKDGTLMGQFSNGSTVGLGRVVLATFTNPGGLEKEGNSGYRATANSGAATVGAPGSPGIGSLSSGSLEMSNVDLSQEFTNLIVAQRGFQANARIITTSDEVLQELTNLKR, encoded by the coding sequence ATGCTCCGCTCCCTCTACTCCGGCATCTCGGGCCTCCGCTCGCACCAGACGATGCTCGACGTCACCGGCAACAACATCGCCAACGTCAACACCGCCGGCTTCAAGTCGTCGACCACCCAGTTCCAGGACACGCTGTCGCAGATCACGCAGGGCGCCGGCGGCCCGCAGACCGGCATCGGCGGCACGAACCCCGCCCAGATCGGCCTCGGCGTGCAGGTCGCCGGCATCTCGACGAACTTCGCCCAGGGGTCGGCGCAGGCCACGGGCAAGGCGACCGACCTGATGATCTCGGGCGACGGCTTCTTCGTCACCCGCCTCGGCAACGACACCGTCTACACCCGCTCGGGCGCCTTCGACTTCGACGCCGACGGCCGTCTCGTGTCGTCCGACGGCAAGATCGTGCAGGGCTACTCGGCCACGAACGGCGTCATCAACGACGGAGGCGCGCTCGGCGACATCACGCTGCCCCTGAACGCGGCGGCCCCCGCGACGGCGACCTCGAGCGCCACGGTCGGCGGCAACCTGCCGAGCGAGTCGGCGGTCGGCGACAAGATCGTCCGCGACACCAAGGTGTTCGACGCCAACGGCCTCGAGCGCACCCTGACGCTCACCTTCACCCGCACGACGGCCGGCTGGGACGCCTCCGCGACCGACGGCAACGGAGGCGCCACGGCCTCGCTGGCCTTCGCCGACGGCAAGCAGGCGGGCGCGGCGTCGCTGCGACTCAACGGCGTCACCGTCGACCTGTCCGGCATCACCGGGTTCGCGGCGCTGAACACGACGTCGATCACCGAGCAGAACGGCCGTGCGGCCGGCACGTTGCAGGGCTTCTCGCTGTCGAAGGACGGCACCCTGATGGGCCAGTTCAGCAACGGTTCGACGGTCGGCCTCGGCCGCGTCGTCCTCGCGACCTTCACGAACCCCGGCGGCCTCGAGAAGGAGGGCAACTCGGGCTACCGCGCCACCGCCAACTCGGGTGCCGCGACCGTCGGCGCCCCCGGCTCGCCCGGCATCGGCTCGCTCTCCAGCGGCTCGCTCGAGATGTCGAACGTCGACCTGTCGCAGGAGTTCACCAACCTGATCGTCGCCCAGCGCGGCTTCCAGGCCAACGCCCGCATCATCACCACC
- a CDS encoding FliH/SctL family protein, which translates to MMTPEGAAPAFARVSYPSVTLPGSDAATTREAHDARAEARGHAAGYAAGLRAAELELAARRAVLEAEHSDLLHRLQAATVSAVEALASSARALDARVAPVLDDAEEALVATAFELAEAVLGYELRASESVDGGSYGADATARGAADTVDPREGRTARAAVARALAVTDPGDVVTVRLHPADLAQLDAATRDSVAAEVAFVADATLARGDAEAERRIGQVDARLGTALDRARTALLGDPASDGGAS; encoded by the coding sequence GTGATGACCCCCGAGGGCGCCGCCCCGGCCTTCGCGCGCGTCAGCTACCCGTCCGTCACGCTGCCGGGGTCCGACGCCGCCACCACGCGAGAGGCGCACGACGCCCGGGCCGAGGCCCGGGGGCACGCCGCCGGGTACGCCGCCGGCCTCCGCGCGGCCGAGCTCGAACTCGCCGCCCGCCGGGCCGTCCTCGAGGCCGAGCACTCCGACCTGCTGCACCGCCTCCAGGCCGCGACCGTCTCGGCCGTCGAGGCCCTCGCCTCGTCGGCCCGCGCGCTCGACGCCCGCGTCGCGCCCGTCCTGGACGACGCCGAGGAGGCGCTGGTCGCGACCGCCTTCGAGCTCGCCGAGGCGGTCCTCGGCTACGAACTGCGCGCCTCCGAATCCGTCGACGGCGGCTCGTACGGGGCCGACGCCACCGCCCGGGGCGCCGCCGACACGGTCGACCCCCGCGAAGGACGGACCGCCCGTGCGGCCGTCGCCCGCGCCCTCGCCGTGACCGACCCCGGCGACGTCGTGACGGTCCGCCTCCACCCCGCCGACCTCGCCCAGCTCGACGCGGCGACCCGCGACTCCGTGGCCGCCGAGGTGGCCTTCGTCGCCGACGCGACCCTGGCCCGCGGCGACGCCGAGGCCGAGCGTCGCATCGGCCAGGTCGACGCCCGCCTCGGCACCGCGCTCGACCGGGCGCGGACGGCCCTGCTCGGCGACCCGGCGTCGGACGGGGGCGCCTCGTGA
- a CDS encoding C40 family peptidase has translation MSPVTEVLSRIQDIQATIAQLRAGTTGATSATATAASATSATAFADALAGTSGTGATATSASVDAVAGSVASGSGADGSDVVEAAKKYLGVPYVFGGEDRTGMDCSGLVQTVFGDLGVSMPRVVPDQAKMGAEVPSLAEAKPGDLLVPKGEGHIVIYLGDGKVLHAPRPGKDVQIVDNWYKDSDLSTIRRIVPAEGATGAASALSASSASSASSALSSLSGLSGLSGLSGLSGAAGASGASSSGTDLMTAALQKLMSAGVAS, from the coding sequence GTGAGTCCCGTGACCGAGGTCCTGTCCCGCATCCAGGACATCCAGGCGACCATCGCCCAGCTGCGCGCCGGCACCACCGGTGCGACGTCCGCGACGGCCACCGCGGCGTCCGCGACGTCGGCCACGGCCTTCGCCGACGCGCTCGCCGGCACGTCCGGCACGGGGGCGACGGCGACCAGCGCCTCCGTGGACGCCGTGGCCGGGTCGGTCGCGAGCGGCAGCGGAGCCGACGGCTCGGACGTGGTCGAGGCCGCGAAGAAGTACCTCGGCGTGCCGTACGTGTTCGGCGGCGAGGACCGGACCGGCATGGACTGCTCGGGCCTCGTGCAGACCGTGTTCGGGGACCTCGGCGTCAGCATGCCGCGGGTCGTGCCCGACCAGGCGAAGATGGGCGCCGAGGTGCCCTCGCTCGCCGAGGCGAAGCCCGGCGACCTGCTCGTGCCGAAGGGCGAGGGCCACATCGTGATCTACCTCGGCGACGGCAAGGTGCTGCACGCACCCCGCCCGGGCAAGGACGTCCAGATCGTCGACAACTGGTACAAGGACTCCGACCTCAGCACGATCCGGCGCATCGTCCCGGCCGAGGGCGCGACGGGTGCCGCCTCGGCGTTGTCCGCCTCGTCCGCCTCGTCCGCCTCGTCCGCGTTGTCGAGCCTGTCCGGCCTCTCGGGCCTGTCGGGCTTGTCGGGTCTCTCCGGTGCCGCCGGTGCGTCGGGCGCGTCCTCGTCGGGGACCGACCTGATGACCGCGGCCCTGCAGAAGCTGATGAGCGCGGGGGTGGCCTCGTGA
- a CDS encoding flagellar hook assembly protein FlgD, with product MPSIDQISGTVDVATQIAAANAAKSGSSRATANTMDSEMFMKLLVTQLKNQDPSTPMDTNAMMSQTTQLAMMEQVTAQTTTANENFSLQMRIAASNLVGREVSYTGPDGVEVKGTATSVSFAEAVPKVSVGGKEVALDLISGIATTKA from the coding sequence ATGCCCTCGATCGACCAGATATCGGGAACCGTCGACGTCGCGACCCAGATCGCCGCCGCCAACGCCGCGAAGAGCGGCTCGAGCCGTGCGACGGCGAACACGATGGACAGCGAGATGTTCATGAAGCTGCTCGTCACGCAGCTGAAGAACCAGGACCCGTCGACCCCGATGGACACCAACGCCATGATGTCGCAGACCACCCAGCTGGCGATGATGGAGCAGGTCACCGCGCAGACGACGACGGCCAACGAGAACTTCTCGCTGCAGATGCGCATCGCCGCGTCGAACCTGGTCGGCCGCGAGGTCAGCTACACGGGACCCGACGGCGTCGAGGTGAAGGGCACCGCGACGAGCGTGTCGTTCGCCGAGGCCGTCCCGAAGGTCTCGGTCGGCGGGAAGGAGGTCGCGTTGGATCTCATCTCGGGCATCGCCACCACGAAGGCGTGA
- a CDS encoding FliI/YscN family ATPase, whose translation MPAVLAPRLAAARVAARPQRVGRVSSAVGLGLTVQGLDAAVGEIVAVGDATATSGGTTAGSDLAEVVATTPDGVRCMPLGRLTGITTGTPVRSTGRPLLVPTGTGLFGRVLDGLGRPIDGKGPLVGADGGRVDLVPLDHETPSAMHRARIDTPLQLGVRVLDTLTTVGKGQRVGLFAGSGVGKSSLLSMIARGSDAQVSVIALVGERGREVREFLEDDLGPEGLARSIVVVSTSDEPALMRLRAAFVATRIAESFRDQGADVVLMMDSLTRVAMAQREIGLSVGEPPATRGYPPSTFSVLAGLLERAGTDRIGSVTGLYTVLVDGDDHNEPIADAARSILDGHVMLDRKLAVTGHFPSVDALGSVSRVASKVTSPPQRAAATTLRKVMAARRAAQDLLDVGAYQRGTNPLVDAAVDHQGAIDAFLQQGMDDRAASADSWNALASLTSRFGAI comes from the coding sequence GTGCCGGCCGTCCTCGCGCCCCGTCTCGCCGCCGCCCGCGTCGCGGCCCGTCCGCAGCGCGTGGGCCGGGTCAGCTCGGCCGTGGGCCTCGGCCTCACCGTGCAGGGCCTCGACGCGGCCGTCGGCGAGATCGTCGCCGTGGGCGACGCGACCGCGACGTCCGGTGGCACCACCGCCGGTTCGGACCTCGCCGAGGTCGTCGCGACCACGCCCGACGGCGTGCGCTGCATGCCGCTCGGCCGGCTGACCGGCATCACGACCGGCACGCCCGTCCGGTCGACCGGCCGTCCGCTGCTCGTCCCCACCGGCACGGGCCTGTTCGGCCGCGTGCTCGACGGCCTCGGCCGACCGATCGACGGCAAGGGGCCGCTCGTCGGCGCCGACGGGGGTCGCGTCGACCTCGTGCCGCTCGACCACGAGACCCCGTCCGCCATGCACCGCGCGCGCATCGACACGCCCCTGCAGCTCGGCGTGCGCGTGCTCGACACCCTGACCACGGTCGGCAAGGGGCAGCGCGTCGGCCTGTTCGCCGGCTCGGGCGTCGGCAAGTCGTCGCTGCTGTCGATGATCGCCCGCGGCTCGGACGCCCAGGTCAGCGTGATCGCCCTGGTCGGCGAGCGCGGCCGCGAGGTGCGGGAGTTCCTCGAGGACGACCTCGGGCCCGAGGGCCTCGCCCGCTCGATCGTCGTCGTCTCGACCAGCGACGAGCCCGCCCTGATGCGCCTCCGGGCCGCCTTCGTCGCGACCCGCATCGCCGAGTCGTTCCGCGACCAGGGCGCCGACGTCGTGCTGATGATGGACTCGCTCACCCGCGTGGCGATGGCCCAGCGCGAGATCGGCCTGTCGGTCGGCGAACCGCCCGCGACCCGCGGCTACCCGCCGTCGACGTTCTCGGTGCTGGCCGGTCTGCTCGAGCGGGCGGGGACCGACCGCATCGGCTCGGTCACCGGGCTCTACACGGTGCTGGTCGACGGCGACGACCACAACGAGCCCATCGCCGACGCGGCCCGCAGCATCCTCGACGGGCACGTCATGCTCGACCGCAAGCTCGCCGTGACCGGGCACTTCCCGTCGGTCGACGCGCTCGGCTCGGTCTCGCGCGTCGCCTCGAAGGTGACCAGCCCGCCGCAGCGCGCCGCCGCGACGACGCTGCGCAAGGTCATGGCCGCCCGCCGGGCCGCGCAGGACCTGCTCGACGTCGGTGCCTACCAGCGCGGCACGAACCCGCTCGTCGACGCGGCGGTCGACCACCAGGGCGCCATCGACGCGTTCCTGCAGCAGGGCATGGACGACCGGGCGGCCTCGGCCGACTCGTGGAACGCCCTGGCCTCGCTCACCTCGCGGTTCGGAGCGATCTGA
- a CDS encoding flagellar hook-length control protein FliK encodes MTLSRTLPFAPPALSDASSLRPSAGSRGPGAGTARDADRAATGFGAAMRDEGSSTRDADRNASVASPPAPTPAPASASAVTGSSSLDAPSVAPWRWPLAEATSAPTAPVDESDTATTTTEAAATTDGTPTVPSDASVAGGSVPVEVATSAAPAEMVAALAALLRPSALTAPVRVASPAAGGAGAEPLDPARDGSAPDPSAASAALARTAAAVLAAPAVQASAAAAPAAALAATAVSTVQPATAPAPGPAGTSATAASPAAAGAGVPVAPGEPTPSAPGGAARAESAAGPDTAAVVGDSARNGSPMRAPAPTPVPAAVDRPLAPAALVVPGTPGPSSATTGTPSGPSATPTAASPAGASAPAATPAASTSAPVPAPATTDPIVFAAPAVGATFPVAATAASSSATPSPVATPPAPLTSQLSRPLFTLAAAGPGVHVVTVDVAPEALGPVTVRAHVSAHGTHVEMFAASDAGRDAVRAILGDLRRDLATAASTTAGGAGHQTSVDLSSQDQPSDGRGDRSGQLGSTGAQAGADGGAGRRARDAAEARGATGRTPRDGTDPLDATGAVDRARASSSLSTSLDVLA; translated from the coding sequence GTGACCCTGTCCCGCACCCTGCCGTTCGCGCCTCCTGCCCTGTCCGATGCGTCGTCGCTCCGCCCTTCCGCGGGGTCGCGGGGCCCGGGGGCCGGCACCGCCCGTGACGCCGACCGCGCGGCCACCGGCTTCGGTGCCGCCATGCGCGACGAGGGCTCCTCGACGCGAGACGCCGACCGAAACGCCTCCGTCGCGTCTCCTCCTGCCCCCACCCCGGCTCCGGCGTCCGCCTCGGCCGTGACCGGGTCGTCGTCGCTCGACGCCCCGTCCGTCGCCCCGTGGCGCTGGCCCCTCGCCGAGGCGACCTCGGCACCGACCGCCCCGGTCGACGAGTCCGACACCGCGACCACCACGACCGAGGCCGCCGCGACGACCGACGGCACCCCCACCGTGCCGAGCGACGCGTCGGTGGCCGGGGGCTCCGTACCGGTCGAGGTCGCGACGTCGGCCGCCCCGGCCGAGATGGTCGCCGCCCTCGCCGCTCTGTTGCGCCCCTCCGCCCTCACCGCTCCGGTGCGCGTCGCGTCGCCGGCCGCCGGTGGCGCCGGGGCCGAGCCGCTCGACCCCGCGCGCGACGGATCGGCGCCCGATCCGTCCGCCGCCTCCGCCGCTCTTGCTCGGACGGCAGCGGCTGTCCTGGCGGCACCGGCGGTGCAGGCATCCGCAGCCGCAGCTCCCGCCGCGGCCCTCGCCGCGACCGCCGTCTCGACCGTGCAGCCCGCGACCGCTCCGGCCCCGGGTCCCGCCGGCACGTCCGCCACCGCGGCGAGCCCCGCGGCCGCCGGCGCGGGTGTGCCCGTCGCGCCCGGCGAGCCGACGCCGTCCGCTCCCGGTGGTGCGGCCCGCGCCGAGTCGGCCGCCGGTCCCGACACGGCCGCCGTCGTCGGCGACTCGGCCCGGAACGGTTCGCCGATGCGGGCGCCCGCTCCCACCCCCGTCCCGGCAGCGGTCGACCGCCCCCTCGCGCCGGCCGCCCTCGTGGTGCCCGGCACGCCCGGTCCCTCGAGCGCGACGACCGGCACACCGTCCGGGCCGTCCGCGACGCCCACCGCGGCCTCCCCGGCCGGAGCCTCCGCCCCCGCGGCGACGCCCGCGGCGTCCACCTCCGCACCCGTCCCGGCACCCGCGACCACCGACCCGATCGTGTTCGCCGCCCCCGCGGTCGGCGCGACGTTCCCCGTCGCCGCGACCGCCGCCTCCTCGTCCGCGACCCCGTCGCCGGTCGCCACCCCGCCGGCGCCGTTGACCTCGCAGCTCTCCCGGCCCCTGTTCACGCTCGCCGCGGCGGGCCCCGGGGTGCACGTCGTCACGGTCGACGTCGCCCCCGAGGCGCTCGGACCGGTCACCGTCCGGGCCCACGTCTCGGCACACGGCACGCACGTCGAGATGTTCGCCGCGTCGGACGCCGGCCGTGACGCCGTGCGGGCGATCCTCGGCGACCTCCGCCGCGACCTCGCGACGGCCGCCTCCACGACCGCGGGAGGCGCGGGTCACCAGACCAGCGTCGACCTCTCGTCCCAGGACCAGCCGTCCGACGGCCGGGGTGACCGCTCCGGTCAGCTCGGCTCGACCGGGGCGCAGGCCGGTGCCGACGGAGGCGCCGGGCGACGTGCCCGTGACGCCGCCGAGGCGCGCGGCGCCACCGGCCGCACGCCGCGCGACGGAACCGACCCCCTCGACGCGACGGGCGCGGTCGACCGTGCCCGCGCCTCCTCGTCCCTCTCGACGTCCCTCGACGTCCTGGCCTGA